A window from Mycobacteriales bacterium encodes these proteins:
- a CDS encoding cytochrome P450, with the protein MGADREVQGTGSDPLTQTAAPVEFDPFSDDFYNAPWETYRRMRDEAPVYYNDKYDFYAITRHADVLAAYRDTETFSSARGIDLGMVLTGTAPPVPLVILMDPPEHRTMRSLVNRVFTPKAVGKLEPMVRETITRFLSQCDPAGFDVVQDFSALFPVEIITTMLGVEPQHRQQIRHWIDKSLEREPGSIHMTAEGVEAGIAGGLFYFELIQQRRADPRDDMISALIEARVQREDGTEAALDDAEIAGFCSLLGGAGAETVTKLIGNAAVVFSENPDVWERLKNDRDLIPAAVEELLRYEAPAQYMVRWTEREITLHGVTIPKGKAVMIVPAAANRDERAFANPDVFDIDRPREEAVNVGFGYGIHSCLGAALARMESRIALDMLLDFMPHYEVDRNGLSRVAMTNVSGWHNVPVKVLQ; encoded by the coding sequence ATGGGAGCAGATCGAGAAGTACAAGGAACAGGGAGCGATCCTTTGACTCAGACGGCCGCCCCCGTCGAGTTCGACCCGTTCTCCGACGACTTCTACAACGCGCCGTGGGAGACCTACCGGCGGATGCGCGACGAGGCGCCGGTCTACTACAACGACAAGTACGACTTCTACGCGATCACCCGTCACGCAGACGTGCTCGCGGCGTACCGCGACACCGAGACGTTTTCCTCGGCCCGCGGCATCGATCTCGGGATGGTGCTGACCGGTACGGCGCCGCCGGTCCCGCTGGTGATCCTGATGGATCCGCCGGAGCACCGGACGATGCGCAGCCTGGTCAACCGGGTCTTCACGCCGAAGGCGGTCGGCAAGCTCGAGCCGATGGTGCGCGAGACGATCACGCGGTTCCTGTCGCAGTGTGACCCGGCCGGCTTCGACGTCGTACAGGACTTCTCGGCGCTGTTCCCAGTCGAGATCATCACGACGATGCTCGGTGTCGAGCCGCAGCACCGCCAGCAGATCCGGCACTGGATCGACAAGAGCCTCGAGCGCGAGCCGGGCTCGATCCACATGACGGCCGAGGGCGTCGAGGCCGGCATCGCGGGCGGGCTGTTCTACTTCGAGCTGATCCAGCAGCGTCGCGCCGATCCCAGGGACGACATGATCAGCGCGCTGATCGAGGCGCGCGTGCAGCGCGAGGACGGCACCGAGGCGGCGCTCGACGACGCCGAGATCGCCGGCTTCTGCAGTTTGCTCGGCGGCGCGGGCGCGGAGACCGTGACCAAGCTGATCGGCAACGCGGCCGTCGTGTTCTCGGAGAACCCGGACGTGTGGGAGCGGCTGAAGAACGACCGCGACCTCATCCCGGCGGCGGTCGAGGAGCTGCTGCGCTACGAGGCGCCCGCGCAGTACATGGTGCGCTGGACCGAGCGGGAGATCACTCTGCACGGCGTGACGATTCCCAAGGGCAAGGCCGTGATGATCGTGCCGGCTGCCGCCAACCGGGACGAGCGCGCGTTCGCCAACCCCGACGTCTTCGACATCGACCGGCCCCGCGAGGAGGCGGTCAACGTCGGTTTCGGTTACGGCATTCACAGCTGCCTCGGCGCCGCGCTCGCGCGGATGGAGAGCCGGATCGCGCTGGACATGCTGTTGGACTTCATGCCGCACTACGAGGTCGATCGCAACGGGCTTTCGCGGGTGGCGATGACCAACGTCTCCGGCTGGCACAACGTGCCGGTCAAGGTCCTGCAGTAA
- a CDS encoding SDR family oxidoreductase yields MPIDPSQVRLDGRVAVVTGGGSGIGRGIAAGFVAFGAKVAIWERTAETCAAAAEEIGALGLTTDVREADQVDAALARTVAELGTPTILVNNAGGVFASPLLETSENGWDALYRANLRHVFLCTQRVARAMVAAGVGGSVISIPSIEGVRAAPGYAAYAAAKAGVINYTKTAALELAPHGIRVNALAPDFTLTEGLRAVAHDGVLDGMSNMVPMGRAGHVDEMAGAAVFLASPLSAYITGQTIHVDGGTQAAGGWYHHPETGVYTLGPAK; encoded by the coding sequence ATGCCGATCGACCCGAGCCAGGTCCGGCTCGACGGCCGGGTCGCGGTCGTGACGGGCGGCGGGTCGGGAATCGGGCGCGGAATCGCCGCGGGCTTCGTCGCGTTCGGTGCGAAGGTCGCGATCTGGGAGCGCACGGCCGAGACGTGCGCTGCCGCCGCCGAGGAGATCGGCGCGCTCGGCCTGACCACCGACGTCCGCGAGGCCGACCAGGTCGACGCGGCGCTCGCCCGCACCGTCGCGGAGCTCGGCACGCCGACGATCCTGGTCAACAACGCCGGCGGAGTGTTCGCCTCGCCGCTGCTGGAGACCTCAGAGAACGGCTGGGACGCGCTCTACCGTGCGAACCTGCGCCACGTGTTCCTCTGCACCCAGCGCGTCGCGCGGGCGATGGTCGCGGCCGGCGTCGGCGGCAGCGTCATCTCGATCCCGTCCATCGAGGGCGTGCGCGCCGCGCCCGGCTACGCGGCGTACGCGGCGGCCAAAGCGGGCGTCATCAACTACACCAAGACGGCCGCCCTCGAGCTCGCGCCGCACGGCATCCGGGTCAACGCGTTGGCGCCCGACTTCACGCTGACCGAGGGGCTGCGGGCGGTCGCGCACGACGGCGTCCTCGACGGGATGAGCAACATGGTCCCGATGGGTCGCGCCGGTCATGTCGACGAGATGGCGGGCGCTGCGGTGTTCCTTGCCTCGCCGCTCTCGGCGTACATCACCGGTCAGACCATCCACGTCGACGGCGGCACGCAGGCGGCCGGCGGCTGGTACCACCACCCCGAGACCGGGGTCTACACGTTGGGGCCGGCGAAGTGA
- a CDS encoding LLM class F420-dependent oxidoreductase: MKYWVTYPLIAHPYDPAFVTKDALTRFAQTAEKVGYSGIAFTDHPAPSDRWLKQGGHDALDPFAALSFIAAVTETIRLIPNIVVLPYRNPFIVAKAVATIDALSNGRFTLSTAVGYSKSEYRALGVDYDSRNDLFDEAIAVLKGIWTQDDFAFDGANFSAVGQTANPKPANVPIWVGGNSARARTRVAEFGDGWNPFPAPKSLAGAAKTVVLETAEDLARLLDDLWRKVDAAGRDRAAIDVSFGTPKGGTPGKASFNAAEHLDGVAELAELGVTWVATGVPGDSLAHALETLEQYGAEVINAG; encoded by the coding sequence GTGAAGTACTGGGTGACGTATCCGCTGATCGCGCACCCGTACGACCCGGCGTTCGTGACGAAGGACGCGCTGACCCGGTTCGCGCAGACGGCGGAGAAGGTGGGCTACTCCGGGATCGCGTTCACCGACCACCCGGCGCCGTCGGACCGATGGCTCAAGCAGGGTGGACACGACGCGCTGGACCCGTTCGCGGCGCTGTCGTTCATCGCCGCGGTGACCGAGACGATCCGGCTGATCCCGAACATCGTCGTCCTGCCGTATCGCAACCCCTTCATCGTCGCCAAGGCGGTCGCGACGATCGACGCCCTGTCCAACGGGCGCTTCACGCTGTCGACGGCGGTCGGCTACTCGAAGTCGGAGTACCGCGCGCTCGGGGTGGACTACGACTCGCGCAACGACCTGTTCGACGAGGCCATCGCGGTGTTGAAGGGCATCTGGACGCAGGACGACTTCGCCTTCGATGGCGCCAACTTTTCCGCCGTCGGACAGACCGCGAACCCCAAGCCCGCCAACGTCCCGATCTGGGTCGGCGGGAACAGCGCCCGGGCGCGGACGCGGGTGGCGGAGTTCGGCGACGGGTGGAACCCGTTCCCGGCGCCGAAGAGCCTGGCGGGAGCGGCGAAGACCGTCGTCCTCGAGACCGCCGAGGATCTCGCGCGGCTGCTCGACGACCTGTGGCGCAAGGTCGACGCGGCTGGCCGCGACCGTGCCGCGATCGACGTCTCGTTCGGTACGCCGAAGGGCGGGACGCCGGGCAAGGCGTCGTTCAACGCGGCCGAACACCTCGACGGGGTGGCCGAGCTGGCCGAGCTGGGCGTGACCTGGGTCGCGACCGGCGTACCGGGGGACTCCCTCGCGCACGCGCTCGAAACCCTCGAACAGTACGGTGCTGAAGTAATCAACGCAGGCTGA